A stretch of DNA from Cryptomeria japonica chromosome 4, Sugi_1.0, whole genome shotgun sequence:
tttcgtCTTGAGTGTCGTAAAAaggccaaaaaaaaattgaatttttttctcgaactacaTGCCAGAGTCGTACGGCTTGGTACAAAAGAAAAATATACCCCCAGAGGCTCAAGTGTCGAaagtggtcaagttttatatgaccataggggtttttgggccttctaatcATGATGGCGAGGTCTGTTTAGGTCCAAAGTGCTTAgggaaaaaaggcctatccctaggtgcacaaaaaaactagatctacttccaatgcaaaaaactcaaaacaagaatagatagttgtagatctgaagttttgataccatgtgagagttgagaaatacaacaccacaggagcccaaatgatctctacaagctgaataaacctgttacaaggagaagcaaggaagcaacagagaaaaatcaaatacatagaaaatgctcaaaaagatgagagctccatattcgcaaaaatgtgtaatagaataatgatacaaataaaagaattaacctctaataggtcaagaaaccctaaaagggaaaaccctaggctagcacataataattaataaaagaataaattattatgcacctaatgttagcttaagtgtaaaagagataaaggggaacttaattaattaaacaaatgtcatttaattaatcaagtaaagacctgattactctaacattGGGAACAACTGAGATCAAGTCAGTGTACATATCTGAACTGTTGAACGACTCTGGAATCATCAAGCCTGAATTCAAGCATATtgcagacctagggttaaccagaatcttGGACATTcctgagtttgaggatgagataatccgATATGTGCTAAGTAGAGTTAATGGAtaatttatttggttggatagaccccataagatcaccaaggaagcaattagggcCATCACCGGTTTATCGTAGTTAGGTCAGAAACCAGGATAGAAGATATCAAATGATTAAATCAACAAGCTCATAGGTGCAACCTCTGATAATCGGTCAATGAGATTCAGTACCATTACTGATAAGGATGTCAAATTTGTCAGTATAattataggttacaaggtaacccaatctaaccgacttaactctatttctagctcttgcatttttgttgcatatcaaatgttgaagaatgatgaaaagtatgatctgtgtgaatggatgaaagaagagttgattatgaacttagggaagattaagggtgaaaagaaaggAGTTTTCCAGTATGGAAATCTATTAGTGTGAttaatgcttttcttcttgaatgagatATCGGGTTTGGGCAAAAGGAAACGggcatttgatataccggtaggtaggAAGATTAAGGGTGTTATCACCGGTTTCGGAAACTTAAGAGATGACAACGTTTGGGGGTACTTTAAATCATTTTAGAAATCCATGAAGTCAAGGGAAAtaattccaaagcacatagttgagaaatactcaattgaAATTTGTtgcatggtgaaaaaggatgaaactcttatggaagttgtaataccccagaagatatggattgaggaaatgggttatgaggtagatgcaagTATTTTGGATGCATATGCTAGGATTCTTATTGATGcactagaagatgaatttgaaaaATCATTTGGGACTGCTAAGCAGAAAGAACTTGAAGTGAAAACTAGAttcaatcagaagaagagagagaggcagCAAAAGAAAGTTagtcaatttgttgaaaaggtttcaaaaGACATTCAAACATTAATTGATGCATCATCAGCCAAAGAAGCCAAGAAGAGAAAACAACTTGAAGCTCTCCTTGCACTAATTACTTCTGACACTAAGACTGAGgatgaaattcctctatctttcaaaAGGGTGCAAAGAAAGAAGGTAGAAGAACCAAAGGAGAAAGCTGAGAAGACAAGGAAGCAGTCGGCAAGGAAGGTAACCATCAAGATATCAGAAAGTCGGCCAGCTAAAAGGAAGCCTACTCAGAAGAAAAGGCTAGTGAAAGAAACTCCTGGATCATCCgacaagaagaacaagaaggaaGACATAGATGAAGCTATTGAAACCGGTAATGTAACCATCATTTCACCTATGTCTTGTGCTGAGTtaatagatgagataacaaaggaagGTATTTTAAGAACATTCCACATTATTATGAATATTTGGATGATAATGAACAAAAAGAAATTGAGGAGGCATTTTTGTTATATTTGGACGTATATAAGAAGGCTTTACTAGAAATTGCAAAGCAAATATCGGTACAATTGTATAACAATCTAAACtctagaagattatctgctatGGAGGAATACAAACACATAAAGATTCAAGTATTATTAAATAATTATGGTTCAATTACCCCAAAGGAGATGGATGGGTGCATTGAGACTGATACTAGAACAATATTTAGAAGCAGCCACAAGACAGTTAGCTAGCCTTATGGCTGGTAgagtcaaagaaataatcaatgaaACCAATAAGGCATGGTTAAATTATTTATTGACAACCCTGATTTATTTACATCACTGGAAGCTAATCCTAGGTCTGACACTTCAGACATCCTGGTTGATGGTAAAGGCAAAGGTGTAGTGGATAGCCCATCCACAATTTTGAAAGATGTCAaggaattgaatgcagattctttGGTAGAAGCAAATTTACAGAATAAAGAGGAGATACAAGCAGAGAAGACTGGTGTACATATTGAACAGGTTatagatgttgaggacaatagtcctctagatcaGAATGAACAAGTTATGGATACAACAAATGTAAAACCGGTAGTAatagatactacaccaagtggcgaaacCACCGATGCAAAAGAAGTTAATATAGGAGAAAATCAACCAGAAGAGAAAGCTGAAGAGAAAAATCTggaagaagagaaggaaaaggaaactaAGATAAGTGTTTCTGCACAATCAtcagagaaaagggaagaggaATCCGGCAGGGAACCGGTCGCTAGGGCTACATTGTTTGCAATAACCACTGCTAATGTTGAGCAAAAGAGCATAACAGAGATGAGTTCAAATGAACTCATGATGATTGTAGCTCATAAAATGATCAAGGAAGGGACTAAGGAGAAGTAAATAATTGAGAATTACATTCCAATCTTGCACCAATTAGTCCCAAAATTCCAAATGGATAAGGGAGCAAGCCCATTCGTCAAGCTCAAGATGCTAACTGAGCATATTTCTAAAGACTTTCAATAGCTGAAGTAGATCTCTAACCGACATGCTCTGGATCGGTTTGCTCAAGCCAAGAGGGTCACTTTTAATCGGTTGATTGAATCAGATAAGGCACAGATAGAAGACAGACTAAAAATGATAGATAATGTTTTGAggtaatgtacaaatatttaccgGGTATGCTGCAATTCAGGTTTACTCACAGCAGGTATAGACAAAAGCATTAAAGATGTACAAAATACAATTGCAGACATTGTAAATAACTTTGATGGAGTAAATTCTTTAACCACGTCTGTAGATAGTGAAATTTTGTTATTAGAAGTCtagatttcagctcttgaaagagaaagagataaaatcattcaaAAAGCTAAGGAGCTCAGAGGGttagtgagtccccggttggacacATTGTGTGTACATAAGAAGTGTATAGATATTTTGGGAAATCCCACACCAGCAGAACTCAAGGAAAAAGAATCTCATGCATATGCCCTAAATGAACTTGTGTCAATTTCAGGGACATTCAAATCCATTTGGGATACACACTTGGATTTTTTAAAGAATGCTTACCCAGCGATCTTCAAGCTCATTCAGCTTCAGTAAGTATTTTTGGGAGGCATTCCCCTGTACAGaatttcattgatttattcatTCTTTGCACTAGTTTTTGGCATTGTTGCTAAAGGGGGAGTGGTGTATGTGAAAAATAGAAGGTGGTGAAATGTGTATGGATTAAATGTCAtatatagcttagggggagcagtatCACATTTTAGGATCGGCAAGGTAGATAGGAACCATTTTTCACATCAGTGTTgttatcaataccaaagggggagattgttgtaaatcGACACTCATTTAGTttcttatgttttcattgatggcaacattggcaacatattttggttcactGGCATCTGCAGACACTTTACCAACATCAAGGATTTCATGGTAACTGGCAAACTAGGTACTGGTATGGGAAGTCGACATCACTTGGAGATTCAACAAAGGATAGtataccggcaaagcattttaTAATTAATATGTATTTTTAATAAGccgacatgtattatcattttgtatgtaagccAACATATGGCATAAATgcttgtaagggtatataagtcagtctattaggtcatctAAGATATGACATTTTTGGAGATAAGATCTTACATGCGAATTTTATGTATGCGAGATTATTTGTATGCGAAAGCAATAttctgtaatgatctgtagatgatttctaaggtgtatgttattccatcaagggtttagggtttaagaaccagaACAGTCAGAGCCTTAACCAGAACTCAATCAGCCATAGcaaatgcattatatgagttcaattttgttgttttgtatcagaaagtgattgtagtcagtgagactctttctaATGAGAAGtgtgttggaatttttgatgtttatgttgtgattgtcattgatgcacacacacttgcattgagattctctttatatgtatgagttagagtacaactagtatttgttccaataggtatgttgtattatagtctttagactattgatgttttgtagaatatgtttcccagtctgaagtagcatgttgacctcaagtggtatgagggattaaagcagcataacacatttctaccagtcttcatttttgtcaaactggcaactagcattttgcatgaaccggtaatactgtgtgatgagttaccacccaccgattgtttgacggtgttgacactgtagcgatgctttttgtgacgtattacctagtatgtccaggttcattgaacctaggaaattgtaatgtaatcctattggaccgacatgaaattagtttcttttaaaaggacatcatgtctagggttttatgtggttgttattgttgttgcgaaAGTTGATAttatggctagggtttaaggtggttgaggagttggagagat
This window harbors:
- the LOC131033737 gene encoding CUE domain-containing protein 5-like, translated to MGYEVDASILDAYARILIDALEDEFEKSFGTAKQKELEVKTRFNQKKRERQQKKVSQFVEKVSKDIQTLIDASSAKEAKKRKQLEALLALITSDTKTEDEIPLSFKRVQRKKVEEPKEKAEKTRKQSARKVTIKISESRPAKRKPTQKKRLVKETPGSSDKKNKKEDIDEAIETGNVTIISPMSCAELIDEITKEANPRSDTSDILVDGKGKGVVDSPSTILKDVKELNADSLVEANLQNKEEIQAEKTGVHIEQVIDVEDNSPLDQNEQVMDTTNVKPVVIDTTPSGETTDAKEVNIGENQPEEKAEEKNLEEEKEKETKISVSAQSSEKREEESGREPVARATLFAITTANVEQKSITEMSSNELMMIVAHKMIKEGTKEK